A region of the Centropristis striata isolate RG_2023a ecotype Rhode Island chromosome 20, C.striata_1.0, whole genome shotgun sequence genome:
TCCTGATTTTCATCAGTGTCATGAAATGAGAAATGtaacaatatttaaagtgtagtagaactaaaatcacagacacacaaatgagATATTCTTGGTAGAAGCtgctacaactattgttttggaaAATTTGCTTTAATGTAATTCATGTgaatttttttagacatatattagacatattgaggagaatcaggttgtagctggcagtctactttaccaactcaaaaagtgactttattctcgacattttgacttttttgtcgacattgtattttgactttattccgtcatatttactttattctcaaaGTTCATAATTGATTTCTTCCTCTTCCGTATCCCGATCCTTGTTGGCAACCCACACGGGTCCTCTGAGTCAACACCACGGCAGttgaaatgttgttttaacAATATTGCCCTATTTTAGTGATATTTAAACTTTACTCTACATGTGAAcgtgaaataaaatgtataaattcagAATTCTGTTCCTTTCAGAGGTTGAATAAATTAAGTTACATGCAATATtataacacacaaaatcagtTAGAACCAGTCTGAACCGGTCTGAACTGTCTTTGCTAGCAGACCCTTTCTTTGTTGGGATCGGTTTTGTTCTGCAATTCACCCAGGAATTTTAATCATACTTTGTTCACACAACtaagtaatattttactgtttttttttaatcaaagtcttAACCaagttgtagaaataacagcaGCTGTCAGAGCTACAGACTCGTCAGGCCTAAAGCAGaggcagctaacgttagctcatATTAGCCATGTGAAATCAGATGTTGAATTATCAAATAATTCTGTAATTTCTGTCAACAGGGAATAAAACCACCTGGTTGGATTTATTGTAATCTACAGAAGGTAAGTATGtacatgtgtatttttaatacTGTACCAATTTGATGTAATTTGTATAGGTTGTGATGGTAACCGCGATTAACGCGAGAGTATGCTAACGACATTAGCTTAGCTGTCAGTAACAGTCCACGTTACTGTGTAGCTTTAAACTAAAGGTAAACTACATCtgtatgataaaatatattgatacTTTAGAGGATTAAAGTGATGTTTGGTGTTATTAGCTGAGACCTAGCAAGCTCTAactgctaaacctacaatacaccatcacatcaacatcaaaattgactccctgtgtcttgcccccaccagggtgATGAGAAACTTAGTGCTGACCATACCCAACTCaacaagctgtcgtcatctcaaGACTTGAGATGACACTCGTAATGTCCTAGTGATGGACCTGCCAGCCTTCACAGTGAAAccccttcagatgatccagaacagtctacaaccagccaaaaaggtcacatttcacaccgctgctcatccaGCAGCggtgttccccgttggtggaaccactaccagttcctaccatagcaggggcgtccctctctacctttaaaacctcctgaagaccttcagagaggactttctctcctagcaccacaccacaactctactccttaaagaatcctctTTAGACCTTATTGCTGCTCTTATCGTACTATACCATGATTGTTTCCCTTATTTTCtataagtcgctttggataaaagtgtctgctaaatgactaaatgtaaatgtgtaacTAGCTGCTCTGTATGATAAAGTATATTGGGACTTTGGTGGATTAAAGTGACATAGGAGACGTTTCTATGGTGTTGTCAGCTAAAACCTGAATCAATGTTTGCTAAAGTGTCTGAGCTTTGGCTGATTGAAGTGACTGAGGAGACGTTTGTGCTCATTAGAAAGAGAGGACCATGAAACTTGGACCCTGTGAGGTGTAGATGTCTCCCGCCTGCTGCTTCTTCTTTGTGAACTGTTGCCACCAGCCAGAGCTCTGTGTTCAGCCTGAAATCTACTCACAGCGTTTCGCCTCCATTCATCCTCCTCCGTGTCCTCCATCTGCCCCCAGGCTTCAGGTAACATCCAACACACTTAAGAGTACAAACTAAcatttcatgtgtgttttattttggtgaagCAGGTCATTAGCTCTCAAGCTATTGTTTTAAAGGGATTTGgaagtaacaaaacaaaaccagtaGGGTTACACGGGGGTGTAGTTTTTAGCACTTTTgcttcacagcaagagggttgccatccgtgtggagtttgcatgttctcccagtCAGCGTCGGTTCGTTCACtgtccaaagacatgcacttaggtctaaattgcccgtaggtgtgaatgagagcgtgaatgtctgtctttatgtgtctgtcctgtgatagtctagatacctgtccagggtgtatccCGCCTCTcgtccaatgtcagctgggatcaacTCCAGTCCCcagcgacccgagtgcggataagcaaataaggataatgaatgaatgactgaaaacaaaactaacaaacaaattatttaatcAGGGAGGCTCGAAAATTCTGTGCTCTGTGAggtaaaactgttttttgtcaatGTAGTCTTTGAAGAGAGCTGATGAGAGCAAATACGGATTTAATGACTTCACTTTCAAATCATTAAGAGCTGGTTGATGACCTCTCTTGGTGGTGGTCATTGTGGtcctctttgtagtcttttttaatctctttgtttttggtatttgttaccttgttgttgttttgtactGTTAGTGGTTTTTTGCATGTCATCTTAGTAATTTTGCACAACTTTTTACAAGTTGTGAATCTGTTTGTAgcagtttttgtgtctctggtcAGCTCTCCTGCCTCTCTTTCTGGTTGTTCTGTGTGAACTTATATTCATTTGTTCAATCAGAaatccaaacaaaaaaatcaattccaGCGGCCCTTTGCCTCTTGGGCccattcaataataataacatatcaTCAAAAGTCATTGTCACAACTCaccaaactctttttttttgcatatctTAGCTGTCATGTCCTGGAAAAGTGCAAAAATCACTATTAATACCTCTCAGTAGATTAATATTGGCTCCGAACAAGAGCCACAGTAATAATCAAAGTGATGAACACGATAATAATTTGCGAAAATATCTACAGAATCTggtttgaatttgttttttatgctaTAAAACAAACGTTTAACGTCCGGCTCGGACCAGCTAACATTACAAAGCAATCAATAGCAGATCCATGCTGCAATGCTAAGTGCCTTGCGTCGATCTTGGCTGGTAGAGGGTGACAATGTGTCCCAACCCCAAAACCAGGACCcttaaatatatgcaaattcatGCCAGAATATATTTGTGTGTCGTTGCATGCACCATAGGCCTTTTCATGAGGTCATGATAGTTCTGTCAGTGCTGAAAACAAGTATAATGTCCTAACAAAACAGATTCTCTATtgaattttattgaattttaattTCATGTATAATTACACACATTGTGATTACATTTTATCGAACATAAAACAGCTGCTCTGATTAACATCCCAAAATTTACCATGCCTCCCActaaaaattaacagaatagTATCTTTAATGAGTACTGATAAACAAATAGTTTGGAGTTTATTAACTCTAGATCGTTTTGAATAGACACACATGAGTTATAACAGGAAAACATTAAACCatggaataaaaaatgttaatgagACTTTAATGtcctaaagacattttttaagataATGTTTCTGTGTTAAATATTCCAGAAACTGAAAGAAAGGTTCAGGACAAAGACTTCAATGAGCTCAGTGAACCAAATATAATATCTGATATGTTTCTGTTattaaaagatgaaaacaacagAGATTAAATCACATCTAACACACGAATATAAACATACTTGTTGAAGTCATCACTGTGAACCTCAGCAGGTTTAACAAAACATTTCCCAACAGCACTCAAGACAAAGTTCCTATGATTTAGAGATCATATCAGTAGGACTTTTCTTTAGTTCTTCtgttctctctccatctctctctccaggcATGTTCACAGTTACAGATCTGATTTCATTGCTGTCTGTTCTGCAGCGACACAAACAGGCTGAAAGCTGGCGTATGGTCCCTTTCCTCATCAACATATACAGAACTAAGTCTGCCAGAGGACTCAACTTAAGAAACACAGGAGCCAGGTCATAGAGAGGGTCAAGATGTCGGTTGCTGTATCCATTTGGTTTGGTAAAGGAATCGTACCAGGACACATTCAAAATGATGTTTGGCAGGAACAGCAGCGTGTAAATCAGCAGCACCAGGATCAACATTCCTGCAATTCGTCGTTTTTCGTCAGTTGGGACCGAGATGGAAGCATACAGGGCTTTGAGGGTCGCAATCAGGAAAAATATGAGCAGTGGGAGAGGAAGGAGGTGAAAGATGATGGAAATGACAATATCGAAACTGTAAATATTATAGAAACGCTCAGTGAGGACAGGGACAACAGGGAGGATCCAGACCAGGACACAGATCAGCATAGAGGTCTTGATGGTTCGTCTGAAGCGGTACCACAGTGGGTGGACGATGACCAAATACCTGAAATACAAGACAGACAGCTTCAGAGTTCTACAGAGATACAATGATCAGACACTGAAGCTTCACACATATTGGATAGACAGGTAGCTACCTTTCTAGAGCGATGACCACCATGAAGCCAATACTGGCCAACAGACTGTAGTCGTAAATATACTTGAAGACCCAAAATATCTCCCAGTAGTCAGGATTGGACGCGTTCATGTCCTTACGCCCTGCCACCTCAGCGATCAAGCAGCAGAACTGAATGAGGTCAGAGATGAGAAGGTTGATGACGTAGATCGGAGCAACTTCACCATTTCTCacctgcaggaaaacaaaaggaaacaagcAGCTGAAACATGTTCTGAACTCCCAAATATGTCatctttgattttaatatttttacattatttttttaaatcatgattatgttttattttccaccTTATTTTCCATTACAGCATCTATCTCTTTTTTGTGTtacttttgtctctttatgtCACGTAATGTTTTCATTGTAAGGCACTTTGTATGAAAGGTTCCAttcaaataaagtttttattagttattattaatattaataacagccagtgccatttattcattttccatCAAACTCTGTTGTGCTGTGGAAGAAATCACATTTGACACTGGGGCCAATCACTGCAGTAAGAGACTGAGGGCCAGATGTTTTCACACACAGATATGAAGCATTCTGAGCCAAACAACATGAGCTGTATTTATCACACAGACTGGAGTTGAACTTTGACTCACGTCTGTGTTGCACATTACTGTACATTTGCATTTCATGGAGGATTGCACACAGAAGAGAAGGACACATCCTGTTAATTATGTGTTTGACtgacagatgatgatgatgatgtcattagTTCTGCAGGTATTTAGTCGTAAACAAAAGCATCGGTCCAGGTAAAAAGTTCACCTCATGATGGTGCTGAATAAAAAGTCAGGATGAACGAGGCCAGTGGGCTTCTTCCTCTGGAGATTATTAATATCTACAAACTGTCACAACTTCCTTTTTTAACTATTAGAATCACACATTTAGATTtcataataatattgataattaGTTTTATAGAGTCAATTATTCCTGTAAAACACTTCATCCCAGCCCCCTGAGACCTGTCGCCCAACCAGATCAAGAccctcacagacacagagacatgacacatacagtaaataaacaacTGTCAGTTATAATGTTCTTACCAGAGAGAAAAGACCATAGATGGCCCCGAGGGTCAAAGGAAGGCCGAGACAAATGATTAGGCATGTCACCACAAACTGGATTAACGCAACTTCATCAACACTGGGAAAGCCAGAGAGATTACCAAACTGAAAATGGTTGCTGTAGTCAGTGTAGTTGCTGTAGTCAGTGTAGTTGCTGGTTGTGTCGTTGAGGCCGTTGTCCTGTGTGTTGCCCATTGTTCAGAGTGAAACCTGAAGGTTCAGAGATCAGGTTATAGAAAGGCAGCATGTTGTTTATATCAACCTAACATTGTTCAGTGACATCACTAAAGCTGTGAGCTgctggttcacacacacacacacacacacacacacagtatacacaCAATCAATGCAGACCATGAAAAGctgtcttttcactttttatcagTATTTATATTACACTATTCCTGACCGGCAGACCACAGGCCAGATGTGGAGAGGACGCTGGCGCGTTTGGCTGCCGCTTCTCCCTCCGAAAAAGTTTGTCCTCTTTCAACCCTCACCTGAGTGTGTCAGAAACCCTTACCCTGTGCTACTGAAGGGCTACCCCCAGCTCGACCACCGATTGTCCCGTTGTGGCTGACCATCGCTGGGTAGGACAACTCGCCTCCAGCATTCCGCCTGCCGAAGGCATCCCCCGGAAGGGTCTCCAGCTGTCCCGGTGCGGTTAGCCCTTGCTGGCTAGGACCGCTGCCTTCCTGCATCGAGCCTGGCTCCCAACCAGGTCCCTGCTCGTTCTTCCATCAATGATGCTGCGGTTGGTCCTGCTCTATCTGCTGTCTTCTCACCACCTGTCACAGCCATCCACCGACTCCTTCAACCACTCTACTAAAAGTCACCAACGACCTCCTACTCGCCTCTGACTCCGGCTCCCTCaacattctcctcctcctcgaccTCAGCGCCGCTTTTGACACCATCGACCACTCCATCCTCCTCAGTCGTCTGCAAACACGCACTGGCATCACTGGCTCAGCTCTCTCCTGGTTTAAATCCTACCTCTCTGACAGATTTCACTACATCTCCATCAATAACTGCAAATCCCATATCACCCCAGTCACACATGGTGTCCCCCAAGGTTCGGTGCTTGATCCCCTCCCATTCATCCTGTACATGCTACCCCTCGGTCACATCATACGCCACCATGGACTACAATTTCATTGCTACACAGACGATACCCAACTCTACCTCTCCACAAAAACCATCACTCCTGCCATTCTGCTCACCATCACAAACTGCCTCACTGATTTAAAAACCTGGATGAACAGCAACTTTCTCAAACTTAACTGCAACAAATCAGAAACTATCGTCATTGGCCCCAAATCCCGCCTCCCCTCTTCCCAGGACTTCTCACTGAACATCGATGGACATACAGTtgccccctccccctctgtccgGAACCTCGGCGTCACCATGGATCCAACTCTCTCCTTCAGGTCACACATCAAGAACATCTCCAAAacatccttcttccacctccgcAACATTGTTCGCCTTCGTCcaatcctctcctcctccgctGCCGAAACACTAATTCATGCTTTCATAACCTCCAGACTGGACTATTGCAACAGCATTCTCTACGGCTTCCCCTCCACCAACCTTCAAAACTACAATATGTCCAGAACTCAGCTGCCTGTTTGCTCACCCACTCCTGCTCCAGAGAACACATCACGCCCATCCTTCAGCACCTTCTCTGGCTCCCTATCCAGCACCGAGTCCACTTCAAGatcctgctcatcacctacaaagccctcaatAACCTAGCTCCCCCCACTGTACCTTACTCCTCCAACGTCACTCCTCCACCCGCAACCTCAGATCTTCCGATGCCAGTCTtctgacccccatcaccaggaccaagcaccgcaCCAATGAGGACAGAGCCTTttccactgctgccccaaccctctggaactccctccctacTCACATCAGCAATTCAGACTCACTCCACgccttcaaaaatcaactcaaaatcTTTTCAAGATTGCTTTCAGGACTTGAACTtgaatctctcatctctgtttagttctgttttcttctgcattttgtgtttgcgacttgagtacctttaaaagcgctataaaaatggaatgtattattatttttattattattattattattattattgttattattattattattattattattaataataataataataatactatctCTGGAAGCTaaacaaataatatttattaaatatattacagttccaaatagttgttattgtaatTAAATCATGTAAACAACTTAGCTATTATTTTGAATAagggcaaaaaaactaaatattttgtgtttaatccTAGTTCATGGGTTATACAGCATATCTTCATTTATCATATGTTAACAACACACAAAACTAGTTTACATGTAGCAGCTGTCATCATGACCaggaaaaatgcaaatttagCTATAAACTCCTCTCAGTGTATTCATGTTGGCTCAGAACAAGAGACAACatgaataatgaaataaaatatgttaagaAATGCTGCTGTAAGCATGTTTGAGATATATGGACTCTTTAATTCAAAACACTATCTTTTACATGTCTTAATCACCTTTGTTATATAATCAAAAACGTAAAATCCTAACAATTTAGTAGAAAAGCTCTAAAAACATGTTAATTCAATTAAACATAGCTGCTGATTTAAGTCTGTTTAAggtaatatatatgtatattctaTGAATATGTATCACTGCATTAaaggaaaaaagtgtgaaaaggtACCTGTGAAGCTGCTGACGAGCAGAAGGACTTCTCTCCTCCAGCGTCTGATGTGTCTGAGTGGTGACGTGCAGCAGGTGGATGTTAATCCACACTTCCTCTTTTCAGGTAGAGAGTGGGCGTGGCCAGAGCAGTCCAGAGCAGAGCTGCACACCTGGAGCCCAGAATAGATGAATGAGGGCTCAACGGGCCCCTGGGTCCAGACATGTAAAAGGCCCATGACCCCTCTTTGGGTCCAAACAGTCCAAAGAACCAGGTTCTGGTCCCTCTTGGTCCCATTCAGTAAAACATCCATGATGAGCACATAAACTGACTGCAGCCTGTTCCCAGTTATACAACATGTCATCAAGAGTCATATTTTTTACAACTCACGAAACTCTTTTGCATACCTCAGCTGCCATCATGTCCTGGGACAATGCAAATGTAGCTATAAAACCTGTCAGTGTGTTCATGTTTGTTCAGAACAAGAGACACAATAACATTATCAAAATGATGatgatcactttttttttctcaatggtctttttattgatgacaaagtatgtataaaacaatcactgtacagggagaagatttttgatttttttgtacaacatatACCCATGACACAACTCGACCCAACATCCGAACATAGACATACATTTACAGCCACTGGCAAAAGATTGTAAATAGACAGAATAAAGAtaacaaattaattaacaacAATGCttagagagaaaaggagaaatatataaaggattaataaaaaaGCTACTCAGAAATTATTGTTGAAGGTTTCTCATAAAATACCAAGAAGGGGTATTTGTATGTAATCTTTTCTAAATTCATGCAGGATATCATGTCTCTGAGCCAATGTGAATAGGAAGGAGGAGCTGTGTCCTTCCACTGAAGTGAAATAACTCGTCGGGCTAGTAAAGAGGCAAAAGCTAAAAAAGTTGAGCATAGCTTTAGATAAGTTCAAATCTGGAGCGATGCCAAAAATACCAGTCAAGGGATTGGGCTCAATTTGATGATGAAGGATTTCTGATAGTGCATGGAAAACCGATGTCCAAAAGTTACCTAAAGAGGGACATGTCCAATACATGTGGTAAAGTGAGGCAGGAGCACCTTTACATTTATCACACGTAGGATCGACATCAGGGTACATTCGTGATGAtcactttttaaagtaattctaCAGTTTGGCCCTGCAGGAAGATGTTCAtaactacggtggccctgaagttaAAACCACACCAGCAACTCACACACAGGTATCTTCTCACAAACTTACAGAACTTTTCACTGggaaaattcataataaaatgcctACAAGGGCATTTtatacacaacaaatacattttgggCACGatgcaatttgattatttcacatGATGTGTTCATGTAACGTTattacttcatctcctctctgcaggtaagagttttattctgcaaagtgagaaagaatgacaataaagtgttcATCcgtcatgtcagctcgctctgagcaatttaaattaatttaccataaatatcacactACAGGCTCACTACATCATAaagggacggctggtttgactacgagcagcaaccaatcaggaggaggatccaATATGTACCAACTCTTTccgttgtgatgaattgctggcgtggtTTGCACACAGTCAGAACAGACGCATAAAGAATATATGCAGAATTCACGGCTTCAGTGGTAAATCTTCACCCTGAAGTGAGGACAGCGTGAAatgttt
Encoded here:
- the LOC131993601 gene encoding 12-(S)-hydroxy-5,8,10,14-eicosatetraenoic acid receptor-like: MGNTQDNGLNDTTSNYTDYSNYTDYSNHFQFGNLSGFPSVDEVALIQFVVTCLIICLGLPLTLGAIYGLFSLVRNGEVAPIYVINLLISDLIQFCCLIAEVAGRKDMNASNPDYWEIFWVFKYIYDYSLLASIGFMVVIALERYLVIVHPLWYRFRRTIKTSMLICVLVWILPVVPVLTERFYNIYSFDIVISIIFHLLPLPLLIFFLIATLKALYASISVPTDEKRRIAGMLILVLLIYTLLFLPNIILNVSWYDSFTKPNGYSNRHLDPLYDLAPVFLKLSPLADLVLYMLMRKGTIRQLSACLCRCRTDSNEIRSVTVNMPGERDGERTEELKKSPTDMISKS